From a single Arachis hypogaea cultivar Tifrunner chromosome 3, arahy.Tifrunner.gnm2.J5K5, whole genome shotgun sequence genomic region:
- the LOC112788920 gene encoding CASP-like protein 5C1, which translates to MDELPGSVGTSASFSLRLGQAIFSSSSLLFMSLGVEFYSYTAFCYLVTIMGLVIPWSFTLALVDGYSVLVKCPIRQPGILMIIVVGDWILSTLTLAAACSTASVVDLLLHSHGNFCPPKLCSRYRISAIMAFFSWFLSLASSLFNLWLLPSL; encoded by the exons ATGGATGAATTACCTGGCTCTGTGGGCACCAGTGCCAGCTTCAGCCTCAGATTGGGCCAGGCTATTTTCTCATCTTCTTCACTCCTCTTTATGTCTTTGGGAGTTGAATTCTACAGCTACACAGCTTTCTG CTATTTGGTAACAATTATGGGATTGGTGATACCTTGGAGCTTCACTTTAGCATTGGTTGATGGATATTCAGTTCTTGTCAAATGCCCTATTCGTCAACCAGGAATTCTCATGATTATTGTTGTTGGAGATTGG ATATTATCAACACTGACATTAGCAGCAGCTTGCTCAACAGCTAGTGTTGTGGATCTCTTGCTCCATTCCCATGGCAATTTTTGTCCTCCAAAGCTTTGCAGCAGGTACAGGATATCTGCAATCATGGCCTTCTTCTCATGGTTTCTGTCTTTGGCATCCTCTCTTTTCAATCTTTGGCTATTACCCTCTTTGTAA
- the LOC112788923 gene encoding uncharacterized protein produces MKYNEIYHFHHPNHKLKFEKSEIPFKCDGCKEVGIGSRYKCSTNTLCDYDLHMQCALPSPTFFHPFYRKCNFQFMSHPPGETGRYCNACEKDVNGFVYHCRSCGYDLHPCCAKLPMVVEEGEVKLYLYRKVRSWCHHCGRKGGSWSYRSKCKSYSVHVACVREMLVENWHHVYRNSISISMQSSVHRSKGRMKNRCCDIAAFALQIVISAILGDPTPLIAAIVASLISTS; encoded by the exons ATGAAATACAATGAGATATACCATTTTCACCACCCTAATCACAAGCTGAAGTTCGAGAAGTCTGAAATCCCATTCAAATGTGATGGATGCAAGGAAGTAGGCATAGGGTCACGCTACAAATGCTCCACTAACACCCTTTGTGACTATGATCTTCACATGCAATGTGCATTACCTTCCCCTACTTTCTTCCACCCTTTCTACAGAAAATGCAACTTCCAATTCATGTCTCACCCTCCAG GTGAGACGGGACGATACTGCAATGCATGTGAGAAGGACGTGAATGGGTTCGTGTACCATTGTAGGTCATGCGGCTATGATCTGCACCCATGCTGCGCGAAGCTTCCGATGGTTGTGGAGGAGGGTGAAGTGAAGCTTTACCTGTACAGAAAAGTGAGGTCATGGTGCCACCATTGCGGTAGAAAGGGAGGTAGTTGGAGTTACAGGTCGAAGTGCAAGAGCTACAGCGTTCATGTGGCGTGTGTGAGGGAGATGCTTGTGGAGAATTGGCACCATGTTTATAGAAACAGCATCAGCATCAGCATGCAGAGTAGTGTGCATCGGAGTAAGGGGAGGATGAAGAACAGATGCTGTGATATTGCAGCATTTGCTCTGCAGATTGTTATCTCAGCCATCTTGGGTGATCCAACGCCTCTCATTGCTGCCATTGTTGCCTCACTCATTTCAACTTCTTAG
- the LOC112788921 gene encoding mitochondrial import receptor subunit TOM6 homolog, with amino-acid sequence MFPGMFMRKPDKAAALKQLKSHVAMFGAWVVVVRITPYILHFLNRDKDDLELRLEL; translated from the coding sequence ATGTTCCCAGGAATGTTCATGCGGAAGCCAGATAAAGCTGCGGCATTGAAGCAGCTGAAATCTCACGTCGCCATGTTCGGTGCTTGGGTTGTCGTCGTTCGAATCACCCCTTACATTCTTCACTTTCTCAACCGCGACAAAGACGACCTCGAGCTCAGGCTCGAGCTTTAG
- the LOC112788919 gene encoding RING-H2 finger protein ATL65-like — MQMHHRHHPNSTSIMPPSSSHHWIWPPTPSPSPSPSPSATFAKSTLPPPSPSKSPVDFSPPLIAMVVVIAAAFLLVTYSRLIARHLTPPLHRLIRRFRRRRRTHSFLPSSSGDLDSLPYYYDSPFDPHIPPSSFSPYGLDDSVIKTIPFSLYAALYAGELNSTSSRRSSSRRDCAVCLFEFEDDDYVRTLPLCSHTFHVDCIDAWLRSHANCPLCRAGVLSAASPFTPMFAARIRPSLDDDAIFHRIAAEHTPTPPEDYRHATTAVSAAPEITVEVPEEGFNGRDFLLKRSYSFGFERSLASERMLVMEPATASPWRYRRGGSSSSFWSKRPSPFGSIGKPRVFSFRYYRGMKSPFFRRRGFFPLSESSMRYAGGGSSSRRSKSIASPMFLRSSVLTSAAGAAGFSSSRLRCGDPEALLSPERFNRR; from the coding sequence ATGCAGATGCATCACCGTCATCATCCTAATTCAACCTCCATCATGCCACCTTCTTCTTCTCATCATTGGATATGGCCTCCAACACCATCTCCATCTCCATCTCCATCTCCATCCGCCACCTTCGCCAAGTCAACGCTGCCGCCACCGTCACCTTCTAAGTCTCCGGTGGACTTCAGCCCTCCCCTCATAGCAATGGTTGTTGTCATCGCCGCCGCCTTCCTCCTCGTTACATACTCCCGTCTCATAGCCCGCCACCTCACTCCTCCACTCCACCGCCTCATAAGACGCTTCCGCCGTCGCCGCCGCACTCATTCCTTCCTCCCTTCCTCCTCCGGCGACCTAGACTCCCTCCCTTACTACTACGACTCCCCCTTCGACCCTCATATCCCACCCTCCTCCTTCTCGCCTTACGGCCTCGACGACTCCGTCATCAAAACCATCCCTTTCTCCCTTTACGCCGCCCTATACGCCGGCGAACTCAACAGCACCTCCTCTCGCCGTTCATCTTCACGCCGCGACTGCGCCGTTTGCCTCTTCGAATTCGAAGACGATGATTACGTTCGAACCTTGCCTCTTTGCTCACACACCTTCCATGTTGATTGCATCGATGCTTGGCTTCGTTCCCACGCAAACTGCCCTCTCTGCCGCGCCGGGGTTCTCTCCGCCGCCTCGCCGTTTACTCCCATGTTCGCCGCCAGGATTCGACCAAGTCTCGACGACGATGCCATCTTCCACCGGATAGCGGCGGAGCACACTCCGACTCCGCCGGAGGACTATCGTCATGCTACGACGGCGGTTTCGGCGGCGCCGGAGATTACCGTGGAAGTTCCCGAGGAGGGGTTCAACGGGAGGGACTTTCTATTGAAACGTTCTTATTCGTTTGGGTTCGAAAGGAGCTTGGCGTCGGAGAGGATGTTGGTGATGGAGCCCGCGACGGCGTCCCCGTGGCGGTACCGGAGAGGAGGGAGCAGCAGCAGTTTCTGGAGCAAGAGACCTTCGCCGTTTGGGTCTATTGGGAAGCCGAGGGTGTTCTCTTTCAGATACTACAGAGGGATGAAGTCACCGTTTTTCCGGCGAAGAGGGTTTTTTCCGTTGTCGGAGTCAAGCATGAGGTACGCCGGTGGCGGCAGCTCGTCGCGGCGGAGTAAGTCCATCGCTAGCCCCATGTTCTTAAGGTCTTCCGTATTGACCTCGGCAGCTGGCGCGGCGGGGTTTTCGTCGAGCCGGCTGAGATGCGGAGATCCCGAGGCGCTGCTTTCGCCGGAGAGGTTCAACagaagatga
- the LOC112788924 gene encoding uncharacterized protein, translating to MGTCASIQGSSKKGGNFTSWESCVNIVHLDGSLQQLKKPLKAWHVLSQNPNCFICSSESINVGSTMKAVDPSEELQLDHIYFIVPRIRSRVPLSMQDLGQLAFKANAALAHSSSNNNNFKPCNNKVPLSRRKKPQRTHPILIT from the coding sequence ATGGGAACCTGTGCTTCCATTCAAGGATCATCAAAGAAAGGTGGAAACTTTACATCATGGGAATCTTGTGTGAACATAGTTCACTTGGATGGTAGTTTGCAACAACTGAAGAAGCCTTTGAAAGCATGGCATGTTTTGTCTCAGAATCCAAACTGTTTCATATGCAGCTCAGAATCAATCAATGTTGGTTCAACAATGAAAGCTGTGGATCCAAGTGAAGAGCTTCAGTTGGATCATATTTACTTCATTGTTCCTAGAATCAGATCCCGGGTTCCTCTTTCTATGCAGGATTTGGGTCAATTAGCATTCAAGGCCAATGCAGCTCTTGCTCATTCTTCTTCCAATAATAATAACTTCAAGCCTTGTAATAACAAAGTTCCTCTTTCTAGAAGGAAGAAGCCTCAACGAACACACCCAattcttattacatga